A genomic window from Vitis riparia cultivar Riparia Gloire de Montpellier isolate 1030 chromosome 18, EGFV_Vit.rip_1.0, whole genome shotgun sequence includes:
- the LOC117907542 gene encoding CST complex subunit CTC1 isoform X3: MEGGKMVSISELVEGRRPLTATSTLHSPPSTSSHTPPISSSSSFPNSNLPPSTPAGGVTAPRILTPLNHPSYLIGTLTLPSYLHSTPALPCCSHSTCFVFSDASSTVCCDVLHLDLRIIGNRIRVLSWNFIPSKCGGFLEIIRWSFLDSTAGLSRCSNLDAFPLVLGSSSASKDGSKGRYSLRGVLESVSPVSVIPCSVVTRTSQSGSGTNFSTPSNLRGFLAQIMVCECELCCSKEVLMSLDDPRQGLRGHCFTKPQILYFCGSGSSWHPLFTKLIGNVICISHLKKKLVFIGKEESQLMYVTTGKTVLRVLSMANQELPHKEAVIKGMGECGLYSGIITGIYMQGMVINLDERVWLLITDRLLNPPHSLRVGALISVRNIHFLNPKFSWTEMLILGSCFKTSIIVECFSPLETGCHKVSQSQSLLGKFIDSLAFSARLWVLLVVSCFRKKFCGILTEKEILGSKHREGLVQVFARSHLPSSVFQYRYGVFMEFCKHDSCGCGTEPNYDQLKLVAPISNLVHHCEAMWMKNQLEGDCETMVNNNEFSQLSCGGRSHGLPITRILPSEAIGVILLGSLKISPSGRLQLIDATGFIDVVIPDLPSDCNSNSIYEVNDYSLVMEGMPDHLDHFGLVEMEPFSCRSIFESSPLVREISLTMYVYFHLRKSSLQNFLVHPHMNLKDNLKELEDGRFHMLHVTHKFPVLQKFQKDQVVSDGLSMLVEAVVLPWDLFLSGKNPTKVSKDQKKEPMELYNSRNYHEYVSFKRCKIDHASSRLLSSGLTDKSSVAGMGSCGHLSDCSSANKQYPVEIPCLACCRSGRLVSSGSLYCTEAALKFGAGCKLGALKVLLEFKSESFFKYQLLQIGGYYITKHQNKDLFCNHRDFDYVRGGKFLITSGTTIWSLSFSYDEIFHYTDPSFDPALVTCPLHNSQQTELLLQRSTDNCHEMCSDIHLHLPADLKKELEVDFTVLEKDLIKTAPKLEEVANVPLCIETAMTASMQSFQTDDSAFLLPEGNLVSLQGQVLAVHNLNHTSLDAHSSNENYGDVRQLRLSRGVTWSTCIHVLMDHHIVSIFGGLSEHAYPTGFGPGVVATFHRILELGGQNRLMLTPVSFIAINSMKLNNDQYNAECSNPVNVSELYNFVPLDAVSSCLISELIQCLECKPMQFHCRVSYDLMQCFTSRLWQSIFWCWRRIENHNQKSPAGYLLIFHLPVLYWISNSLPDLP; encoded by the exons ATGGAAGGCGGGAAAATGGTGTCCATCTCAGAGCTGGTTGAAGGTCGTCGTCCCCTCACCGCTACATCCACTCTTCACTCTCCTCCCTCTACTTCGTCTCACACACCTCCCATTTCCTCTTCATCTTCCTTCCCAAACTCCAATCTTCCTCCATCTACCCCCGCAGGCGGTGTCACTGCCCCAAGAATCCTCACCCCTCTCAACCACCCTTCATATCTCATCGGAACCCTAACCCTACCTTCCTACCTCCATTCAACCCCTGCTCTTCCTTGTTGCTCCCACAGCACCTGCTTTGTCTTCTCCGATGCTTCCTCCACTGTTTGCTGTGATGTTCTCCATCTTGATCTTCGAATCATTGGCAACAGAATCCGCGTTCTTTCCTGGAACTTCATTCCTTCCAAGTGCGGCGGCTTCCTGGAGATTATTAGATGGAGTTTCCTGGATTCTACTGCTGGACTCAGTCGTTGTTCCAATTTAGATGCATTTCCGTTGGTTTTGGGTTCTTCCTCTGCTTCTAAAGACGGTTCCAAGGGTCGTTATAGCCTTCGCGGTGTATTAGAGTCGGTCAGCCCTGTTTCAGTCATCCCTTGTTCAGTTGTGACTCGTACTTCTCAAAGCGGTTCTGGTACAAATTTTAGCACTCCAAGCAATTTACGTGGATTTCTTGCGCAGATTATGGTTTGTGAGTGCGAATTATGTTGTTCCAAAGAGGTGTTAATGTCTTTGGACGATCCACGTCAAGGGTTAAGGGGCCATTGTTTTACTAAACCTCAGATTCTTTACTTTTGTGGGTCTGGCTCATCTTGGCATCCATTATTTACAAAGCTTATTGGAAATGTTATTTGTATATCACATTTGAAGAAGAAGTTAGTTTTCATTGGAAAGGAAGAGTCTCAGCTCATGTATGTAACCACAGGGAAGACTGTGCTCCGAGTGTTGAGCATGGCCAATCAAGAGCTTCCGCATAAAGAGGCTGTAATTAAGGGGATGGGTGAATGTGGCCTTTATTCCGGCATTATAACAGGGATATACATGCAAGGAATGGTTATAAATCTGGATGAACGAGTGTGGCTTTTGATAACAGATAGACTACTTAATCCACCGCATAGTCTTAGGGTGGGCGCACTA ATATCCGTCAGAAATATCCACTTTctgaatccaaaattttcttggaCAGAAATGCTTATACTTGGGTCTTGCTTTAAGACTAGCATTATTGTAGAATGCTTCTCTCCATTGGAAACTGG CTGCCATAAGGTTTCACAATCTCAGAGCCTGTTGGGGAAGTTTATTGACTCATTAGCATTTTCTGCCAGACTATG GGTGTTGCTTGTTGTTTCGTGTTTCAGGAAAAAGTTCTGTGGAATACTAACAGAGAAGGAGATTTTAGGATCAAAACAT AGGGAAGGATTGGTTCAGGTGTTTGCTAGGTCACATTTACCTTCATCAGTGTTTCAATATCGG TATGGTGTATTCATGGAATTCTGTAAGCATGACTCATGTGGCTGTGGGACTGAACCAAATTATGATCAGCTAAAATTG GTGGCACCCATCTCTAATCTTGTCCACCATTGTGAAGCCATGTGGATGAAAAACCAATTAGAAGGTGATTGTGAAACAATGGTCAACAACAACGAATTTAGCCAGCTGTCCTGTGGAGGGAGATCTCATGGCCTTCCAATTACAAGGATTTTGCCTAGTGAAGCAATAGGTGTTATTTTGCTTGGAAGTTTAAAG ATTTCTCCTTCTGGAAGACTGCAATTGATTGATGCCACAGGCTTCATTGACGTTGTTATACCAGATCTTCCATCAGATTGCAATAGCAACAGCATATATGAG GTAAATGACTACAGTCTTGTTATGGAAGGCATGCCTGATCACTTGGATCATTTTGGATTAGTTGAAATGGAGCCGTTCTCATGCAGAAGTATCTTTGAGAGTTCTCCATTAGTGAGAGAGATAAGTTTAACAATGTATGTTTACTTTCATTTGCGAAAATCAAGCCTTCAAAACTTTCTTGTCCATCCCCATATGAATTTGAAGGATAATCTTAAGGAACTTGAAGATGGAAGATTTCATATGCTCCATGTAACACACAAGTTTCCTGTGCTACAAAAG TTTCAAAAAGATCAAGTTGTTTCAGATGGATTGAGCATGCTTGTTGAGGCTGTGGTCTTGCCTTGGGATTTGTTTCTTTCTGGGAAAAATCCAACTAAGGTTTCCAAGGACCAGAAAAAGGAACCTATGGAACTTTATAACAGTAGAAACTACCATGAGTATGTTTCTTTCAAGAGATGCAAAATTGATCATGCATCAAGCCGCCTATTGAGCTCAGGCTTAACAGATAAGTCAAGTGTTGCTGGTATGGGATCGTGTGGTCATCTGAGTGACTGTTCTAGTGCTAATAAACAATATCCAGTTGAAATTCCATGTCTGGCTTGCTGTAGAAGTGGCCGCCTTGTTAGTTCAGGATCATTGTATTGCACAGAGGCTGCTTTAAAGTTTGGCGCTGGCTGCAAGCTGGGTGCACTAAAAGTATTGCTAGAGTTCAAGTCAGAAAGTTTTTTCAAGTATCAG TTGTTGCAAATTGGAGGTTATTACATCACAAAGCACCAGAACAAAGATCTTTTCTGCAATCATAGAGACTTTGATTATGTCAGAGGTGGTAAATTTCTTATTACCTCTGGAACAACTATTTGGAGCTTGTCATTCTCCTATGATGAGATTTTCCACTATACTGATCCATCATTTGATCCAGCATTAGTCACTTGTCCTCTCCACAATTCTCAGCAGACTGAACTATTACTCCAGAGGTCCACTGATAATTGTCATGAAATGTGTTCAGATATTCATCTCCATCTCCCTGCtgatttaaaaaaggaattgGAAGTGGATTTTACGGTATTAGAAAAAGATCTGATCAAGACAGCTCCAAAACTGGAAGAGGTTGCTAATGTTCCTCTATGCATTGAAACAGCAATGACTGCATCAATGCAATCTTTTCAAACTGATGATTCTGCTTTCCTTTTGCCTGAGGGGAATCTAGTGTCTCTACAGGGACAGGTCTTAGCTGTTCATAATCTCAACCACACTTCTCTTGATGCACACTCGAGCAATGAAAATTATGGTGATGTTCGGCAGTTGAGACTCTCTAGGGGAGTGACATGGAGCACGTGTATTCATGTCTTGATGGACCATCACATT GTGAGCATTTTTGGTGGCCTAAGTGAGCATGCTTATCCTACTGGATTTGGACCCGGGGTAGTTGCAACTTTTCATCGAATTCTAGAACTGGG TGGGCAGAATAGATTGATGTTGACACCTGTATCATTTATTGCAATCAACTCCATGAAGCTAAACAATGACCAATACAATGCTGAGTGTTCAAATCCAGTTAATGTTTCAGAGTTATACAATTTTGTCCCTCTAGATGCAGTTTCTTCTTGTTTGATCTCTGAGTTGATTCAGTGCTTGGAGTGTAAGCCAATGCAATTTCACTGTAGGGTAAGCTACGATCTTATGCAGTGCTTTACAAGCAG ATTGTGGCAGTCCATTTTCTGGTGCTGGAGAAGAATAGAAAATCACAACCAAAAGTCCCCTGCAGGCTATCTGTTGATATTCCACTTGCCAGTTTTGTATTGG ATTTCCAATTCTCTCCCAGATTTGCCTTGA
- the LOC117907542 gene encoding CST complex subunit CTC1 isoform X4 encodes MEGGKMVSISELVEGRRPLTATSTLHSPPSTSSHTPPISSSSSFPNSNLPPSTPAGGVTAPRILTPLNHPSYLIGTLTLPSYLHSTPALPCCSHSTCFVFSDASSTVCCDVLHLDLRIIGNRIRVLSWNFIPSKCGGFLEIIRWSFLDSTAGLSRCSNLDAFPLVLGSSSASKDGSKGRYSLRGVLESVSPVSVIPCSVVTRTSQSGSGTNFSTPSNLRGFLAQIMVCECELCCSKEVLMSLDDPRQGLRGHCFTKPQILYFCGSGSSWHPLFTKLIGNVICISHLKKKLVFIGKEESQLMYVTTGKTVLRVLSMANQELPHKEAVIKGMGECGLYSGIITGIYMQGMVINLDERVWLLITDRLLNPPHSLRVGALISVRNIHFLNPKFSWTEMLILGSCFKTSIIVECFSPLETGCHKVSQSQSLLGKFIDSLAFSARLWVLLVVSCFRKKFCGILTEKEILGSKHREGLVQVFARSHLPSSVFQYRYGVFMEFCKHDSCGCGTEPNYDQLKLVAPISNLVHHCEAMWMKNQLEGDCETMVNNNEFSQLSCGGRSHGLPITRILPSEAIGVILLGSLKISPSGRLQLIDATGFIDVVIPDLPSDCNSNSIYEVNDYSLVMEGMPDHLDHFGLVEMEPFSCRSIFESSPLVREISLTMYVYFHLRKSSLQNFLVHPHMNLKDNLKELEDGRFHMLHVTHKFPVLQKFQKDQVVSDGLSMLVEAVVLPWDLFLSGKNPTKVSKDQKKEPMELYNSRNYHEYVSFKRCKIDHASSRLLSSGLTDKSSVAGMGSCGHLSDCSSANKQYPVEIPCLACCRSGRLVSSGSLYCTEAALKFGAGCKLGALKVLLEFKSESFFKYQLLQIGGYYITKHQNKDLFCNHRDFDYVRGGKFLITSGTTIWSLSFSYDEIFHYTDPSFDPALVTCPLHNSQQTELLLQRSTDNCHEMCSDIHLHLPADLKKELEVDFTVLEKDLIKTAPKLEEVANVPLCIETAMTASMQSFQTDDSAFLLPEGNLVSLQGQVLAVHNLNHTSLDAHSSNENYGDVRQLRLSRGVTWSTCIHVLMDHHIVSIFGGLSEHAYPTGFGPGVVATFHRILELGGQNRLMLTPVSFIAINSMKLNNDQYNAECSNPVNVSELYNFVPLDAVSSCLISELIQCLECKPMQFHCRIVAVHFLVLEKNRKSQPKVPCRLSVDIPLASFVLDFQFSPRFALNDV; translated from the exons ATGGAAGGCGGGAAAATGGTGTCCATCTCAGAGCTGGTTGAAGGTCGTCGTCCCCTCACCGCTACATCCACTCTTCACTCTCCTCCCTCTACTTCGTCTCACACACCTCCCATTTCCTCTTCATCTTCCTTCCCAAACTCCAATCTTCCTCCATCTACCCCCGCAGGCGGTGTCACTGCCCCAAGAATCCTCACCCCTCTCAACCACCCTTCATATCTCATCGGAACCCTAACCCTACCTTCCTACCTCCATTCAACCCCTGCTCTTCCTTGTTGCTCCCACAGCACCTGCTTTGTCTTCTCCGATGCTTCCTCCACTGTTTGCTGTGATGTTCTCCATCTTGATCTTCGAATCATTGGCAACAGAATCCGCGTTCTTTCCTGGAACTTCATTCCTTCCAAGTGCGGCGGCTTCCTGGAGATTATTAGATGGAGTTTCCTGGATTCTACTGCTGGACTCAGTCGTTGTTCCAATTTAGATGCATTTCCGTTGGTTTTGGGTTCTTCCTCTGCTTCTAAAGACGGTTCCAAGGGTCGTTATAGCCTTCGCGGTGTATTAGAGTCGGTCAGCCCTGTTTCAGTCATCCCTTGTTCAGTTGTGACTCGTACTTCTCAAAGCGGTTCTGGTACAAATTTTAGCACTCCAAGCAATTTACGTGGATTTCTTGCGCAGATTATGGTTTGTGAGTGCGAATTATGTTGTTCCAAAGAGGTGTTAATGTCTTTGGACGATCCACGTCAAGGGTTAAGGGGCCATTGTTTTACTAAACCTCAGATTCTTTACTTTTGTGGGTCTGGCTCATCTTGGCATCCATTATTTACAAAGCTTATTGGAAATGTTATTTGTATATCACATTTGAAGAAGAAGTTAGTTTTCATTGGAAAGGAAGAGTCTCAGCTCATGTATGTAACCACAGGGAAGACTGTGCTCCGAGTGTTGAGCATGGCCAATCAAGAGCTTCCGCATAAAGAGGCTGTAATTAAGGGGATGGGTGAATGTGGCCTTTATTCCGGCATTATAACAGGGATATACATGCAAGGAATGGTTATAAATCTGGATGAACGAGTGTGGCTTTTGATAACAGATAGACTACTTAATCCACCGCATAGTCTTAGGGTGGGCGCACTA ATATCCGTCAGAAATATCCACTTTctgaatccaaaattttcttggaCAGAAATGCTTATACTTGGGTCTTGCTTTAAGACTAGCATTATTGTAGAATGCTTCTCTCCATTGGAAACTGG CTGCCATAAGGTTTCACAATCTCAGAGCCTGTTGGGGAAGTTTATTGACTCATTAGCATTTTCTGCCAGACTATG GGTGTTGCTTGTTGTTTCGTGTTTCAGGAAAAAGTTCTGTGGAATACTAACAGAGAAGGAGATTTTAGGATCAAAACAT AGGGAAGGATTGGTTCAGGTGTTTGCTAGGTCACATTTACCTTCATCAGTGTTTCAATATCGG TATGGTGTATTCATGGAATTCTGTAAGCATGACTCATGTGGCTGTGGGACTGAACCAAATTATGATCAGCTAAAATTG GTGGCACCCATCTCTAATCTTGTCCACCATTGTGAAGCCATGTGGATGAAAAACCAATTAGAAGGTGATTGTGAAACAATGGTCAACAACAACGAATTTAGCCAGCTGTCCTGTGGAGGGAGATCTCATGGCCTTCCAATTACAAGGATTTTGCCTAGTGAAGCAATAGGTGTTATTTTGCTTGGAAGTTTAAAG ATTTCTCCTTCTGGAAGACTGCAATTGATTGATGCCACAGGCTTCATTGACGTTGTTATACCAGATCTTCCATCAGATTGCAATAGCAACAGCATATATGAG GTAAATGACTACAGTCTTGTTATGGAAGGCATGCCTGATCACTTGGATCATTTTGGATTAGTTGAAATGGAGCCGTTCTCATGCAGAAGTATCTTTGAGAGTTCTCCATTAGTGAGAGAGATAAGTTTAACAATGTATGTTTACTTTCATTTGCGAAAATCAAGCCTTCAAAACTTTCTTGTCCATCCCCATATGAATTTGAAGGATAATCTTAAGGAACTTGAAGATGGAAGATTTCATATGCTCCATGTAACACACAAGTTTCCTGTGCTACAAAAG TTTCAAAAAGATCAAGTTGTTTCAGATGGATTGAGCATGCTTGTTGAGGCTGTGGTCTTGCCTTGGGATTTGTTTCTTTCTGGGAAAAATCCAACTAAGGTTTCCAAGGACCAGAAAAAGGAACCTATGGAACTTTATAACAGTAGAAACTACCATGAGTATGTTTCTTTCAAGAGATGCAAAATTGATCATGCATCAAGCCGCCTATTGAGCTCAGGCTTAACAGATAAGTCAAGTGTTGCTGGTATGGGATCGTGTGGTCATCTGAGTGACTGTTCTAGTGCTAATAAACAATATCCAGTTGAAATTCCATGTCTGGCTTGCTGTAGAAGTGGCCGCCTTGTTAGTTCAGGATCATTGTATTGCACAGAGGCTGCTTTAAAGTTTGGCGCTGGCTGCAAGCTGGGTGCACTAAAAGTATTGCTAGAGTTCAAGTCAGAAAGTTTTTTCAAGTATCAG TTGTTGCAAATTGGAGGTTATTACATCACAAAGCACCAGAACAAAGATCTTTTCTGCAATCATAGAGACTTTGATTATGTCAGAGGTGGTAAATTTCTTATTACCTCTGGAACAACTATTTGGAGCTTGTCATTCTCCTATGATGAGATTTTCCACTATACTGATCCATCATTTGATCCAGCATTAGTCACTTGTCCTCTCCACAATTCTCAGCAGACTGAACTATTACTCCAGAGGTCCACTGATAATTGTCATGAAATGTGTTCAGATATTCATCTCCATCTCCCTGCtgatttaaaaaaggaattgGAAGTGGATTTTACGGTATTAGAAAAAGATCTGATCAAGACAGCTCCAAAACTGGAAGAGGTTGCTAATGTTCCTCTATGCATTGAAACAGCAATGACTGCATCAATGCAATCTTTTCAAACTGATGATTCTGCTTTCCTTTTGCCTGAGGGGAATCTAGTGTCTCTACAGGGACAGGTCTTAGCTGTTCATAATCTCAACCACACTTCTCTTGATGCACACTCGAGCAATGAAAATTATGGTGATGTTCGGCAGTTGAGACTCTCTAGGGGAGTGACATGGAGCACGTGTATTCATGTCTTGATGGACCATCACATT GTGAGCATTTTTGGTGGCCTAAGTGAGCATGCTTATCCTACTGGATTTGGACCCGGGGTAGTTGCAACTTTTCATCGAATTCTAGAACTGGG TGGGCAGAATAGATTGATGTTGACACCTGTATCATTTATTGCAATCAACTCCATGAAGCTAAACAATGACCAATACAATGCTGAGTGTTCAAATCCAGTTAATGTTTCAGAGTTATACAATTTTGTCCCTCTAGATGCAGTTTCTTCTTGTTTGATCTCTGAGTTGATTCAGTGCTTGGAGTGTAAGCCAATGCAATTTCACTGTAGG ATTGTGGCAGTCCATTTTCTGGTGCTGGAGAAGAATAGAAAATCACAACCAAAAGTCCCCTGCAGGCTATCTGTTGATATTCCACTTGCCAGTTTTGTATTGG ATTTCCAATTCTCTCCCAGATTTGCCTTGAACGATGTTTGA
- the LOC117907542 gene encoding CST complex subunit CTC1 isoform X5: protein MEGGKMVSISELVEGRRPLTATSTLHSPPSTSSHTPPISSSSSFPNSNLPPSTPAGGVTAPRILTPLNHPSYLIGTLTLPSYLHSTPALPCCSHSTCFVFSDASSTVCCDVLHLDLRIIGNRIRVLSWNFIPSKCGGFLEIIRWSFLDSTAGLSRCSNLDAFPLVLGSSSASKDGSKGRYSLRGVLESVSPVSVIPCSVVTRTSQSGSGTNFSTPSNLRGFLAQIMVCECELCCSKEVLMSLDDPRQGLRGHCFTKPQILYFCGSGSSWHPLFTKLIGNVICISHLKKKLVFIGKEESQLMYVTTGKTVLRVLSMANQELPHKEAVIKGMGECGLYSGIITGIYMQGMVINLDERVWLLITDRLLNPPHSLRVGALISVRNIHFLNPKFSWTEMLILGSCFKTSIIVECFSPLETGCHKVSQSQSLLGKFIDSLAFSARLWVLLVVSCFRKKFCGILTEKEILGSKHREGLVQVFARSHLPSSVFQYRYGVFMEFCKHDSCGCGTEPNYDQLKLVAPISNLVHHCEAMWMKNQLEGDCETMVNNNEFSQLSCGGRSHGLPITRILPSEAIGVILLGSLKISPSGRLQLIDATGFIDVVIPDLPSDCNSNSIYEVNDYSLVMEGMPDHLDHFGLVEMEPFSCRSIFESSPLVREISLTMYVYFHLRKSSLQNFLVHPHMNLKDNLKELEDGRFHMLHVTHKFPVLQKFQKDQVVSDGLSMLVEAVVLPWDLFLSGKNPTKVSKDQKKEPMELYNSRNYHEYVSFKRCKIDHASSRLLSSGLTDKSSVAGMGSCGHLSDCSSANKQYPVEIPCLACCRSGRLVSSGSLYCTEAALKFGAGCKLGALKVLLEFKSESFFKYQLLQIGGYYITKHQNKDLFCNHRDFDYVRGGKFLITSGTTIWSLSFSYDEIFHYTDPSFDPALVTCPLHNSQQTELLLQRSTDNCHEMCSDIHLHLPADLKKELEVDFTVLEKDLIKTAPKLEEVANVPLCIETAMTASMQSFQTDDSAFLLPEGNLVSLQGQVLAVHNLNHTSLDAHSSNENYGDVRQLRLSRGVTWSTCIHVLMDHHIVSIFGGLSEHAYPTGFGPGVVATFHRILELGEKV, encoded by the exons ATGGAAGGCGGGAAAATGGTGTCCATCTCAGAGCTGGTTGAAGGTCGTCGTCCCCTCACCGCTACATCCACTCTTCACTCTCCTCCCTCTACTTCGTCTCACACACCTCCCATTTCCTCTTCATCTTCCTTCCCAAACTCCAATCTTCCTCCATCTACCCCCGCAGGCGGTGTCACTGCCCCAAGAATCCTCACCCCTCTCAACCACCCTTCATATCTCATCGGAACCCTAACCCTACCTTCCTACCTCCATTCAACCCCTGCTCTTCCTTGTTGCTCCCACAGCACCTGCTTTGTCTTCTCCGATGCTTCCTCCACTGTTTGCTGTGATGTTCTCCATCTTGATCTTCGAATCATTGGCAACAGAATCCGCGTTCTTTCCTGGAACTTCATTCCTTCCAAGTGCGGCGGCTTCCTGGAGATTATTAGATGGAGTTTCCTGGATTCTACTGCTGGACTCAGTCGTTGTTCCAATTTAGATGCATTTCCGTTGGTTTTGGGTTCTTCCTCTGCTTCTAAAGACGGTTCCAAGGGTCGTTATAGCCTTCGCGGTGTATTAGAGTCGGTCAGCCCTGTTTCAGTCATCCCTTGTTCAGTTGTGACTCGTACTTCTCAAAGCGGTTCTGGTACAAATTTTAGCACTCCAAGCAATTTACGTGGATTTCTTGCGCAGATTATGGTTTGTGAGTGCGAATTATGTTGTTCCAAAGAGGTGTTAATGTCTTTGGACGATCCACGTCAAGGGTTAAGGGGCCATTGTTTTACTAAACCTCAGATTCTTTACTTTTGTGGGTCTGGCTCATCTTGGCATCCATTATTTACAAAGCTTATTGGAAATGTTATTTGTATATCACATTTGAAGAAGAAGTTAGTTTTCATTGGAAAGGAAGAGTCTCAGCTCATGTATGTAACCACAGGGAAGACTGTGCTCCGAGTGTTGAGCATGGCCAATCAAGAGCTTCCGCATAAAGAGGCTGTAATTAAGGGGATGGGTGAATGTGGCCTTTATTCCGGCATTATAACAGGGATATACATGCAAGGAATGGTTATAAATCTGGATGAACGAGTGTGGCTTTTGATAACAGATAGACTACTTAATCCACCGCATAGTCTTAGGGTGGGCGCACTA ATATCCGTCAGAAATATCCACTTTctgaatccaaaattttcttggaCAGAAATGCTTATACTTGGGTCTTGCTTTAAGACTAGCATTATTGTAGAATGCTTCTCTCCATTGGAAACTGG CTGCCATAAGGTTTCACAATCTCAGAGCCTGTTGGGGAAGTTTATTGACTCATTAGCATTTTCTGCCAGACTATG GGTGTTGCTTGTTGTTTCGTGTTTCAGGAAAAAGTTCTGTGGAATACTAACAGAGAAGGAGATTTTAGGATCAAAACAT AGGGAAGGATTGGTTCAGGTGTTTGCTAGGTCACATTTACCTTCATCAGTGTTTCAATATCGG TATGGTGTATTCATGGAATTCTGTAAGCATGACTCATGTGGCTGTGGGACTGAACCAAATTATGATCAGCTAAAATTG GTGGCACCCATCTCTAATCTTGTCCACCATTGTGAAGCCATGTGGATGAAAAACCAATTAGAAGGTGATTGTGAAACAATGGTCAACAACAACGAATTTAGCCAGCTGTCCTGTGGAGGGAGATCTCATGGCCTTCCAATTACAAGGATTTTGCCTAGTGAAGCAATAGGTGTTATTTTGCTTGGAAGTTTAAAG ATTTCTCCTTCTGGAAGACTGCAATTGATTGATGCCACAGGCTTCATTGACGTTGTTATACCAGATCTTCCATCAGATTGCAATAGCAACAGCATATATGAG GTAAATGACTACAGTCTTGTTATGGAAGGCATGCCTGATCACTTGGATCATTTTGGATTAGTTGAAATGGAGCCGTTCTCATGCAGAAGTATCTTTGAGAGTTCTCCATTAGTGAGAGAGATAAGTTTAACAATGTATGTTTACTTTCATTTGCGAAAATCAAGCCTTCAAAACTTTCTTGTCCATCCCCATATGAATTTGAAGGATAATCTTAAGGAACTTGAAGATGGAAGATTTCATATGCTCCATGTAACACACAAGTTTCCTGTGCTACAAAAG TTTCAAAAAGATCAAGTTGTTTCAGATGGATTGAGCATGCTTGTTGAGGCTGTGGTCTTGCCTTGGGATTTGTTTCTTTCTGGGAAAAATCCAACTAAGGTTTCCAAGGACCAGAAAAAGGAACCTATGGAACTTTATAACAGTAGAAACTACCATGAGTATGTTTCTTTCAAGAGATGCAAAATTGATCATGCATCAAGCCGCCTATTGAGCTCAGGCTTAACAGATAAGTCAAGTGTTGCTGGTATGGGATCGTGTGGTCATCTGAGTGACTGTTCTAGTGCTAATAAACAATATCCAGTTGAAATTCCATGTCTGGCTTGCTGTAGAAGTGGCCGCCTTGTTAGTTCAGGATCATTGTATTGCACAGAGGCTGCTTTAAAGTTTGGCGCTGGCTGCAAGCTGGGTGCACTAAAAGTATTGCTAGAGTTCAAGTCAGAAAGTTTTTTCAAGTATCAG TTGTTGCAAATTGGAGGTTATTACATCACAAAGCACCAGAACAAAGATCTTTTCTGCAATCATAGAGACTTTGATTATGTCAGAGGTGGTAAATTTCTTATTACCTCTGGAACAACTATTTGGAGCTTGTCATTCTCCTATGATGAGATTTTCCACTATACTGATCCATCATTTGATCCAGCATTAGTCACTTGTCCTCTCCACAATTCTCAGCAGACTGAACTATTACTCCAGAGGTCCACTGATAATTGTCATGAAATGTGTTCAGATATTCATCTCCATCTCCCTGCtgatttaaaaaaggaattgGAAGTGGATTTTACGGTATTAGAAAAAGATCTGATCAAGACAGCTCCAAAACTGGAAGAGGTTGCTAATGTTCCTCTATGCATTGAAACAGCAATGACTGCATCAATGCAATCTTTTCAAACTGATGATTCTGCTTTCCTTTTGCCTGAGGGGAATCTAGTGTCTCTACAGGGACAGGTCTTAGCTGTTCATAATCTCAACCACACTTCTCTTGATGCACACTCGAGCAATGAAAATTATGGTGATGTTCGGCAGTTGAGACTCTCTAGGGGAGTGACATGGAGCACGTGTATTCATGTCTTGATGGACCATCACATT GTGAGCATTTTTGGTGGCCTAAGTGAGCATGCTTATCCTACTGGATTTGGACCCGGGGTAGTTGCAACTTTTCATCGAATTCTAGAACTGGG agAAAAGGTGTAA